A single region of the Microcella sp. genome encodes:
- a CDS encoding Gfo/Idh/MocA family oxidoreductase yields the protein MMSLRAGLLGLGVMGSNHARVLASLEGVEFVGVFDPAESVPDRVHGKPVVRDLDEFLQLGLDYVVVAAPTVFHLEMGTRLAEAGVHALIEKPVASTSHDSRILRDLFADKGLIGGVGHIERYNPALQAARQRIEDGMLGEIYQIATRRQGPFPGRIADVGVIKDLATHDIDLTAWVAQQPYLSVNARTTHRSGRPHEDMVLAVGTMSGGTITSHIVNWLTPFKERVTIITGENGVLVADTLTANLTYYDNGKIQVDWDPGEFRGVSEGDVTRFALDRKEPLLAEHEAFRDSVLAGEARGIVTFSEGAAVVEIAEQMLSDSLSWRLTD from the coding sequence GTGATGTCGCTTCGTGCCGGTCTTCTCGGCCTCGGAGTCATGGGCAGCAACCATGCGCGCGTGCTCGCCAGCCTGGAGGGAGTTGAGTTCGTCGGCGTGTTCGACCCGGCCGAAAGTGTTCCTGATCGGGTGCACGGTAAACCGGTCGTGCGCGACCTTGACGAGTTTCTCCAACTGGGTCTCGACTACGTCGTGGTCGCAGCACCGACCGTCTTTCACCTCGAAATGGGCACTCGACTCGCCGAGGCGGGGGTGCATGCCCTGATCGAGAAGCCTGTCGCCTCAACATCGCACGATTCACGAATCCTTCGCGATCTGTTCGCCGATAAGGGCCTCATCGGAGGGGTGGGGCACATCGAGCGCTACAACCCCGCCTTGCAGGCGGCTAGGCAGCGGATCGAAGACGGCATGCTCGGTGAGATCTACCAGATCGCCACTCGCCGCCAAGGACCCTTCCCGGGGCGCATCGCAGACGTCGGAGTGATCAAAGATCTCGCGACCCACGACATCGACTTGACCGCGTGGGTGGCGCAGCAACCGTACCTGTCAGTCAACGCCCGTACGACGCACCGCAGCGGTCGTCCACACGAAGACATGGTTCTCGCCGTTGGCACTATGTCGGGCGGCACCATCACGTCTCACATCGTCAACTGGCTCACACCCTTTAAAGAGAGAGTGACGATCATCACCGGAGAGAACGGCGTGCTCGTTGCCGACACGTTGACCGCCAACTTGACCTACTACGACAACGGCAAGATTCAGGTCGACTGGGACCCAGGAGAATTTAGAGGCGTGTCCGAAGGCGACGTGACCCGTTTCGCGCTCGATCGAAAGGAGCCTCTGCTTGCGGAACATGAGGCTTTCCGCGACTCCGTGTTGGCCGGTGAAGCCCGCGGTATTGTGACGTTCTCAGAAGGCGCGGCTGTCGTCGAGATTGCCGAACAGATGCTCTCAGACAGTTTGTCTTGGCGCCTGACTGATTGA
- a CDS encoding TDP-N-acetylfucosamine:lipid II N-acetylfucosaminyltransferase — MSTTITHLIPDSTFLRFVVDSFEDVLPEGNDYFVYGSGLDLERHRLPSGVRVQAIGSQPDDLLRVERTIANSSIFISHSMSTFAAEAMISAPSSSLRVWSGWGGEYYGNAFNTTAGLLGPRTARLMRKSKDWRQLAERAYATPWLRRLYRGAAEAADVFSAPVPTDFEVFKRRFPQFRGRYHQLNYASVESTYGLPPADIAGDSILLGNSASPENNHLETLELLAAVKGEGRKILVPLSYGDARYGDDVEAGGRELLGERFVPIREFMTLADYSALVSQCSVVVMGHRRQQALGNVARAIWQGAHVYLDRRNPIGEYFRSKDLPFSTLDELRRSGLPETRRSSAEVSHDRLIASNIWGRHVVQSNIRTLIDSR; from the coding sequence ATGAGTACGACGATTACGCACCTCATTCCCGACTCAACTTTCCTGCGGTTCGTCGTTGACTCGTTTGAGGATGTCCTGCCAGAGGGAAACGACTACTTCGTATACGGCTCAGGGCTCGACCTTGAACGGCACCGGCTTCCCTCGGGAGTTCGCGTTCAGGCTATCGGGAGCCAACCCGACGATCTCCTTCGCGTTGAACGCACGATCGCGAACAGCAGTATCTTCATATCTCATTCGATGAGCACCTTTGCCGCCGAAGCAATGATTTCCGCGCCCTCCTCGTCGCTCAGGGTGTGGAGTGGATGGGGCGGTGAATACTACGGAAACGCTTTCAACACGACCGCAGGCCTTCTCGGCCCCAGGACGGCGCGGTTGATGCGAAAGAGCAAGGACTGGCGACAGCTGGCGGAGCGCGCTTACGCGACGCCGTGGCTGCGCCGTCTATACCGCGGGGCAGCCGAGGCTGCTGACGTCTTCTCCGCACCTGTTCCCACCGACTTCGAGGTGTTCAAGAGGCGGTTCCCACAGTTCCGCGGTCGTTACCATCAACTCAACTACGCCAGTGTGGAATCCACATACGGGCTACCGCCCGCGGACATTGCCGGCGACTCGATTCTGCTGGGCAATTCCGCTAGCCCAGAGAACAACCATCTGGAGACCCTTGAGTTGCTCGCCGCAGTCAAGGGCGAAGGTCGCAAGATCCTGGTTCCACTGAGCTACGGGGACGCCCGCTATGGCGACGACGTTGAGGCAGGCGGTCGTGAACTGTTAGGGGAGCGGTTCGTTCCGATCCGCGAGTTCATGACGCTCGCCGACTACAGTGCGCTCGTGTCGCAGTGCAGTGTTGTCGTGATGGGGCATCGACGCCAGCAAGCGTTGGGCAACGTCGCACGCGCTATCTGGCAGGGCGCGCACGTCTACCTGGACAGGAGGAATCCGATTGGCGAGTATTTCCGGTCGAAAGACCTTCCGTTCTCTACGCTTGATGAGTTGCGTCGCTCGGGGCTACCCGAGACTCGGCGAAGCTCAGCCGAGGTATCTCATGATCGGCTCATCGCAAGTAACATCTGGGGCCGCCACGTTGTGCAGTCCAACATTCGCACACTCATCGACTCGCGATAG
- a CDS encoding DegT/DnrJ/EryC1/StrS aminotransferase family protein — MPEPDAPAFPEPLHVGRPNIGSLERFNALVAEAFERRWLSNDGPLVREFEERIAHRIGARHCIAVTNGTIALEIAVRALELKGEVIVPSWTFVATVHALQWLGLTPVFADIDVDTQCLDPESVRSKITPRTTGILAVHLWGRAAPVRELEAIAAEHSLTLLFDAAHAFGVSAEGRMVGNYGNAEVFSFHATKFFNTLEGGAVVTNDDELAARLRLMRNFGFSGEDNVVSVGTNGKMNEICAAMGITNLERLDEVIDVNRANYERYAAGIASIPGVTLLPIDEEEESNYQYVVVLVDRVAGPGRNEVLDELRRNNVLARRYFWPAAHRMEPYRSLTPNISSSLPNTETVAEQVIVLPTGTAVDLHDIDKVVEVIRRTVATK, encoded by the coding sequence ATGCCTGAACCCGACGCCCCTGCATTCCCGGAGCCACTTCATGTTGGGCGCCCGAACATCGGTTCACTGGAGCGATTCAACGCGCTCGTTGCGGAGGCTTTTGAGCGACGCTGGCTCTCGAACGATGGACCCCTCGTTCGAGAGTTCGAGGAACGCATTGCCCACAGAATCGGCGCGCGACACTGCATTGCAGTGACGAACGGCACGATCGCGCTAGAGATCGCTGTCCGGGCGCTCGAACTGAAGGGCGAAGTCATCGTGCCTTCTTGGACTTTTGTCGCCACGGTTCATGCTCTGCAGTGGCTCGGCTTGACGCCGGTCTTTGCAGACATTGACGTAGACACGCAGTGCCTGGATCCCGAGTCGGTTCGCTCAAAGATCACACCACGAACCACAGGAATACTCGCGGTACATCTTTGGGGGCGTGCAGCACCCGTGCGAGAACTCGAAGCAATCGCCGCTGAGCACTCGCTCACTCTACTGTTCGACGCCGCTCATGCCTTTGGTGTATCGGCCGAGGGTCGTATGGTTGGCAACTACGGTAACGCAGAGGTGTTTAGCTTTCATGCGACGAAGTTCTTCAACACTCTCGAGGGTGGTGCCGTCGTTACGAACGACGATGAGTTAGCTGCTCGTCTTCGGCTGATGCGCAACTTCGGGTTTTCTGGTGAGGACAACGTGGTGTCGGTTGGCACGAACGGCAAGATGAACGAGATCTGCGCCGCGATGGGCATCACGAATCTCGAGCGACTGGACGAAGTGATCGACGTCAACCGTGCGAATTACGAGCGGTACGCGGCCGGAATCGCGAGCATTCCGGGCGTCACCCTGCTGCCGATCGATGAGGAAGAGGAGAGCAACTATCAGTACGTTGTCGTGCTCGTCGACCGTGTTGCCGGCCCTGGGCGCAACGAGGTACTCGACGAGCTTCGTCGAAACAACGTTCTTGCACGGAGGTATTTCTGGCCGGCGGCCCATCGAATGGAGCCCTATCGGAGCTTGACGCCAAACATCTCTTCGTCACTGCCCAACACGGAAACTGTTGCCGAACAGGTGATCGTACTTCCGACCGGCACTGCGGTCGATCTCCATGACATCGACAAGGTCGTGGAAGTCATTCGACGCACTGTGGCAACGAAGTGA
- a CDS encoding DapH/DapD/GlmU-related protein yields the protein MPSFPLGVKVYETAKVIGVENIIFGSPVIIDDFTLIVAREPIVIGNYVHIACFSAITGGAAVNLGDFSAVSQGAKLLTGTDDFVSGGFGNSTVPTEYRNAKRGAIEVGRFCIVGANAVVLPGVTIGEGAVVGANSVVTRDLEPWGVYIGNRRHRERNRHRVMERFAEFERNLP from the coding sequence ATGCCCAGCTTCCCCCTCGGTGTCAAGGTATACGAAACGGCGAAGGTGATTGGAGTCGAGAACATCATCTTCGGTTCTCCCGTCATCATCGATGACTTCACACTGATAGTGGCACGAGAGCCGATCGTTATCGGAAACTACGTGCACATCGCCTGTTTCTCCGCGATAACGGGCGGTGCAGCCGTGAACCTGGGCGACTTCTCCGCGGTGTCGCAAGGCGCGAAGCTCTTGACGGGAACCGACGACTTCGTGAGCGGAGGTTTTGGCAATTCAACTGTGCCCACGGAGTACCGGAACGCCAAGCGCGGTGCGATCGAGGTTGGGCGATTCTGCATCGTCGGGGCCAACGCGGTCGTTCTTCCTGGGGTCACCATCGGAGAAGGCGCTGTCGTGGGGGCGAACTCGGTTGTCACGCGAGACCTTGAACCTTGGGGGGTCTACATCGGCAACCGACGTCACCGTGAACGCAACCGCCATCGCGTAATGGAGCGGTTCGCAGAATTCGAGCGGAACCTGCCCTGA
- a CDS encoding ABC transporter ATP-binding protein: MLSLFRQVMSILPSGGRRFVWTYSWILASLSLFDAAALGLLAAVLGPVSIGSPVVLPVLGELDTVGVVWVILAICAILIAKSVCAVLVTWWATRRIPRYEVAIGDRLLRSYLAAPWRDRLRKNSVDIMRFSDSGIDASINSFLLPGATLLGEAVTLIAVIATLAVIQPVLAIATLLYLLLLGAVLFFWIARHARKAGEVNVNYTMKSSRLILEIIASMKEVTLRNKEGEVADAVRDARTSSVRARANIYFLGQLPRFALEAGLVGGFVLIGGVGFALGGIEQAVVAIGLFALAGFRVAPSVIRFQSVLSQMIAAAEYPRQVLLELADVERGTAETSRGWREVPPDSKSIVFEKVSFLYGPDASPAVEDVSLEIPFGSSVAFVGASGSGKSTMVDLLLSLLEPTSGEVMVDQTRLSEIRTSWRSRVGYVPQEVALFDATIAQNVALTWGEDFDASRVQYALERAQLWDLVSSRPGGISAKVGERGLALSGGQRQRLGIARALYSDPMVLVLDEATSALDTQTEALVTAAINSVGDDVTKVVVAHRLATIRHADCIFFMRDGRLLGSGSFVDLVKRFPDFAQQAQLAGLT; this comes from the coding sequence GTGCTGTCACTCTTCCGACAGGTGATGTCGATCCTGCCGTCTGGCGGAAGGCGCTTTGTTTGGACCTACTCCTGGATTCTTGCGTCACTGTCACTGTTCGATGCTGCGGCTCTTGGGCTTCTTGCGGCGGTTCTTGGTCCAGTATCTATCGGATCCCCAGTTGTTCTCCCGGTCCTTGGCGAGCTGGACACTGTGGGTGTTGTCTGGGTGATCCTTGCCATTTGCGCGATTCTGATTGCGAAGAGTGTTTGTGCAGTTCTGGTGACCTGGTGGGCTACTAGGCGTATACCCCGATACGAGGTTGCGATTGGCGATCGGCTTCTCCGCTCCTATCTTGCAGCGCCCTGGCGTGATCGTCTTCGCAAGAACTCAGTCGACATCATGCGGTTCTCCGATAGCGGCATTGATGCCTCTATTAACTCCTTCCTCTTGCCAGGAGCGACGCTATTGGGCGAGGCAGTCACGCTCATCGCGGTGATTGCGACCCTAGCTGTGATCCAACCGGTGCTGGCCATCGCGACCTTGTTGTACTTGCTCCTCCTCGGGGCGGTTCTGTTCTTCTGGATCGCTAGGCATGCCCGAAAGGCGGGAGAGGTGAACGTCAACTACACGATGAAGAGCTCACGCCTAATTCTCGAGATCATCGCTTCCATGAAGGAGGTCACGCTACGGAACAAGGAAGGCGAAGTCGCCGACGCTGTTCGCGACGCTCGAACCTCGAGCGTGAGGGCGAGAGCCAACATCTACTTCCTCGGTCAGTTGCCGCGGTTTGCGCTCGAAGCGGGGCTGGTCGGTGGCTTCGTTCTCATCGGCGGGGTGGGCTTCGCCCTCGGTGGCATAGAGCAAGCGGTAGTGGCCATTGGGCTTTTCGCGCTGGCTGGCTTTCGTGTTGCTCCGTCTGTGATTCGTTTCCAGTCTGTGCTTTCGCAGATGATCGCAGCAGCAGAGTACCCGCGCCAGGTTCTGCTCGAGCTAGCCGACGTTGAGCGAGGCACGGCGGAGACCAGCCGTGGCTGGCGCGAGGTGCCGCCTGACTCCAAGAGCATTGTTTTCGAGAAGGTCAGTTTTCTGTACGGCCCCGACGCGTCCCCTGCGGTTGAGGATGTCTCGCTGGAGATTCCGTTCGGCTCGTCTGTCGCGTTCGTAGGGGCATCCGGGTCAGGAAAATCGACTATGGTCGACCTACTCCTCAGCCTGTTGGAACCGACTTCCGGCGAGGTAATGGTTGATCAGACGCGACTTTCGGAGATTCGTACATCGTGGAGATCCAGAGTCGGATACGTCCCTCAAGAGGTTGCGCTGTTTGATGCAACGATTGCGCAGAACGTAGCTCTCACTTGGGGGGAAGACTTTGATGCTTCACGTGTTCAATACGCACTTGAGCGCGCGCAACTCTGGGATCTAGTCTCCTCGCGCCCAGGAGGAATCAGCGCGAAGGTTGGCGAACGAGGGTTGGCGCTATCGGGGGGACAGAGGCAACGGTTGGGTATTGCCAGGGCCTTGTATTCCGATCCTATGGTGCTCGTGCTAGACGAAGCGACAAGCGCGCTCGATACGCAGACGGAAGCTCTTGTCACCGCGGCTATCAACTCGGTCGGGGACGACGTTACCAAGGTCGTGGTTGCACATCGTCTTGCAACGATCAGACATGCGGATTGCATTTTCTTCATGAGAGATGGGCGACTGCTGGGGAGCGGTTCCTTTGTGGACCTCGTGAAGCGGTTTCCTGACTTCGCGCAGCAGGCTCAGTTGGCTGGACTCACCTGA
- a CDS encoding glycosyltransferase: MGEPMSTTSSESGRGEGIPLKILILSYTRTEQEPRIIKQIREFSGRSHVTTAGYGLRPEGVHDHIELSWPPPRKGLARVPGLFSFLLLSRLHRAYSALEPRDRASFDQLKDGTWDVVVAHDAQTLYLASRLRPRYGVLADMHEYAPRQSLPSLRWNLLHQPYYTWLCRTYLTTAAAVTTVSQGIVEEYRREFGVQPVLVVNATPYHELEVGRVGRTIRLVHSGGLAVQRRLDIMIQGVRESAADVTLDLYLVGSESPLMRELKDLAAGDSRIRFLEPVPYAELVPKLNQYDLGLSIFPPTTFNLAWCLPNKFFDFIQARLGVIVGPSPEMSRIVNEYGVGLVLADFEPSSLAKALDALTPEQVAGWKSASANRVRELSGEQQGKIWGSVLDTMVSNGS; encoded by the coding sequence ATGGGCGAGCCGATGAGCACAACATCAAGTGAGAGTGGTCGCGGTGAGGGTATTCCCCTCAAGATCCTCATTCTCTCTTACACGCGCACGGAGCAGGAGCCTCGGATCATCAAGCAGATCCGAGAGTTCAGCGGCAGGTCCCACGTCACGACGGCGGGCTACGGGCTGCGCCCTGAAGGTGTGCACGATCACATCGAACTCTCTTGGCCGCCACCGCGCAAGGGGCTGGCTCGTGTACCGGGCTTGTTTTCGTTCCTTCTTTTGTCTCGGTTGCATCGCGCTTACTCCGCATTGGAACCCCGTGATCGAGCGTCGTTCGATCAGTTGAAGGACGGAACCTGGGATGTCGTGGTAGCTCACGACGCCCAAACTCTCTATCTTGCGTCGCGACTGCGGCCACGCTACGGAGTGTTGGCAGACATGCACGAGTACGCGCCGAGGCAGAGCCTTCCATCCCTTAGGTGGAACCTATTGCATCAGCCGTATTACACGTGGCTATGCCGGACATACCTGACTACCGCCGCCGCAGTCACCACCGTCAGCCAGGGGATTGTGGAGGAGTACCGCCGCGAGTTCGGAGTGCAACCGGTCTTAGTGGTGAACGCCACGCCATACCACGAACTCGAAGTCGGGAGAGTTGGCCGTACGATTCGGTTGGTTCACAGTGGGGGTCTTGCCGTGCAGCGCCGGCTCGACATCATGATTCAAGGCGTACGAGAATCCGCGGCAGATGTCACGCTCGATCTCTACTTGGTCGGAAGCGAGTCGCCCCTGATGCGTGAACTCAAGGACCTAGCGGCAGGCGACTCGAGGATTCGTTTTCTTGAACCCGTGCCGTACGCGGAACTCGTGCCGAAGCTAAATCAGTATGACCTGGGACTGAGCATTTTTCCGCCGACTACCTTCAACCTCGCGTGGTGCCTACCCAATAAGTTCTTCGACTTCATTCAAGCGAGGCTGGGGGTCATAGTAGGGCCGTCACCCGAGATGTCCCGAATCGTCAACGAATACGGCGTCGGCCTCGTGCTTGCCGACTTTGAGCCGTCGTCACTAGCCAAAGCGCTAGATGCGCTCACTCCTGAGCAGGTCGCGGGCTGGAAGTCGGCTTCGGCGAATCGTGTTCGTGAACTGTCAGGAGAGCAACAAGGAAAGATCTGGGGGTCGGTGCTCGACACCATGGTCAGCAACGGCAGTTGA
- a CDS encoding AglZ/HisF2 family acetamidino modification protein: MTVFPRVIPVLLVSDGYLVKPVKFQGDKYIGDPINAVRIFNEKQVDELVICDIDASIKGTGVNYTLIEEIASEAFMPVGYGGGVSSAAEAQRITSIGIEKVVLNTAALQRPETITEISDALGASSTVVSVDARRKLTGGWEAFARRGTRKTGFSPAEFASRAQQLGAGEILVSSIDRECTFGGYDLKLIESVAAAVTVPIIALGGAGGFDDFAPALEAGASAVAAGSMFVLNGKHRAVLISYPTPERVRTLGDITA; encoded by the coding sequence ATGACAGTGTTTCCGCGGGTGATTCCCGTGCTGCTCGTCAGCGATGGCTACCTGGTGAAGCCGGTGAAGTTCCAGGGCGACAAGTACATCGGTGATCCGATCAACGCGGTGAGAATCTTCAATGAGAAACAAGTCGATGAACTCGTCATTTGCGACATCGACGCATCGATCAAGGGCACGGGAGTCAACTACACCCTCATCGAAGAGATCGCGAGCGAAGCGTTCATGCCTGTCGGCTACGGCGGCGGGGTGTCATCTGCGGCCGAAGCTCAGCGCATCACCAGCATCGGCATCGAGAAAGTCGTGCTCAATACGGCGGCCCTGCAGCGGCCAGAGACGATCACCGAGATCTCAGACGCCCTGGGTGCGTCGAGCACTGTCGTCAGCGTGGATGCGCGTCGCAAGCTCACCGGGGGCTGGGAAGCCTTCGCTCGTCGCGGCACCCGAAAAACGGGTTTCTCGCCTGCCGAGTTCGCCTCTCGGGCCCAGCAACTCGGAGCAGGCGAGATCTTGGTCTCATCGATTGACCGGGAGTGCACGTTCGGTGGTTACGACCTCAAGCTCATCGAGTCGGTCGCCGCCGCTGTGACGGTTCCGATCATCGCTCTCGGCGGGGCGGGCGGCTTCGACGACTTCGCCCCCGCACTTGAGGCCGGAGCATCAGCCGTGGCCGCCGGCAGCATGTTCGTGCTCAACGGCAAGCACCGAGCGGTGCTAATCTCCTACCCCACGCCTGAGCGAGTTCGCACGCTGGGCGACATAACAGCGTGA
- the hisH gene encoding imidazole glycerol phosphate synthase subunit HisH: protein MTTVSIVDYGLGNLGSVMNMLKRVGASSRLAKTADEIASSDRLILPGIGAFDTGMALLDHADLTPAITAFAATGKPVLGICLGMQLLLDSSEEGSASGLGLIRGKTLRIPEGDGVRVPHMGWNLVEAVRPDPLVAELPADSRFYFVHSYRVVPDDENDVLAITRYGVPFASMIRSENVMGAQYHPEKSHAFGMRVLSNFASL, encoded by the coding sequence ATGACGACGGTCTCCATCGTCGACTACGGCCTCGGCAACCTCGGCTCAGTCATGAACATGCTCAAGCGCGTCGGCGCGAGCTCTCGACTTGCGAAGACTGCCGACGAGATCGCGTCGAGCGACCGCTTGATTCTTCCCGGTATCGGGGCGTTCGACACGGGTATGGCTCTGCTCGATCACGCAGATCTCACCCCAGCCATCACGGCGTTCGCGGCAACAGGCAAGCCGGTGCTCGGCATCTGCTTGGGAATGCAGCTACTGCTCGATTCGTCAGAAGAGGGCTCTGCATCGGGTCTCGGTCTCATCCGAGGCAAGACCCTGCGTATTCCTGAAGGTGACGGTGTCAGAGTGCCGCACATGGGCTGGAATCTCGTCGAGGCCGTCAGGCCTGACCCGCTTGTCGCCGAACTGCCGGCCGACAGCCGCTTCTACTTCGTGCACAGCTATCGCGTGGTGCCCGACGATGAGAACGACGTTCTCGCCATTACTCGGTACGGGGTACCGTTCGCCTCGATGATCAGGTCGGAGAATGTCATGGGCGCCCAGTACCACCCCGAGAAGAGCCACGCGTTCGGTATGCGCGTGCTGAGCAACTTCGCCTCGCTATGA
- a CDS encoding N-acetyl sugar amidotransferase — translation MLAALGLSEVYAEEAINMRSEVRPFQRCVRTIMDTTDPDIWFDEYGVSSHVIGFEANLAAEVRAAQAGERLGELDELVARIKQAGEGKPYDCVIGISGGVDSSYLALQAVKLGLRPLAVHFDSGWNSELAVDNIHNLVTKLGLDLYTHVVDWREMKDLQLSFFKASVANADTPTDHAFGWVAYSQAKKYGIKYILSGANFASESILPTAWGYNAGDAKHVAAIQKQFGSVKLKTYPLMGLVKRNLWYPEVRRIRTAALLNYMPYVYKDAKRAIAEELGWRDYGGKHYESVFTRYFQGYYLPHKFGFDKRLAHYSSLILSDQMTRDEALALMETANYPEELRRQDHEFIAKKLGVGVDELEAIYARPPVPYSAYPNAEESAGRLFAMTAALGAILRKLRILR, via the coding sequence GTGCTGGCCGCGCTTGGGTTGTCTGAGGTTTATGCGGAAGAGGCGATTAACATGCGGAGCGAGGTGCGCCCGTTTCAGCGGTGTGTTCGGACGATTATGGACACGACTGATCCGGATATTTGGTTCGATGAGTATGGTGTCTCGTCGCATGTGATTGGTTTTGAGGCGAATCTTGCTGCGGAGGTTCGTGCGGCTCAGGCGGGCGAGCGGTTGGGTGAGCTTGATGAGTTGGTTGCTCGCATTAAGCAGGCCGGTGAGGGCAAGCCGTATGACTGCGTGATCGGTATTTCTGGTGGCGTGGATAGTTCCTATTTGGCGTTGCAGGCGGTGAAGTTGGGGTTGCGGCCGTTGGCGGTGCACTTCGACAGTGGGTGGAACAGCGAGCTCGCGGTCGACAACATTCACAATCTCGTCACCAAGCTCGGTCTTGATCTTTATACGCATGTTGTCGACTGGCGTGAGATGAAAGATCTGCAGTTGTCGTTCTTCAAGGCGTCGGTGGCGAATGCTGATACGCCGACCGATCATGCGTTCGGGTGGGTGGCGTACTCGCAGGCGAAGAAGTATGGAATCAAGTACATCTTGTCGGGGGCGAACTTTGCCAGTGAGTCGATTCTGCCGACGGCGTGGGGGTATAACGCGGGGGATGCGAAGCATGTGGCCGCGATTCAGAAGCAGTTCGGGTCGGTGAAGCTGAAGACGTATCCGTTGATGGGGTTGGTGAAGCGCAACCTGTGGTATCCGGAGGTGCGCCGTATTCGCACGGCTGCGTTGCTGAACTACATGCCGTATGTCTATAAGGATGCCAAGCGCGCGATCGCTGAGGAGCTGGGGTGGCGTGACTACGGGGGCAAGCACTACGAGTCGGTGTTCACTCGGTATTTTCAGGGCTACTACTTGCCGCACAAGTTCGGGTTCGACAAGCGGTTGGCGCACTATTCGTCGTTGATTCTGTCGGATCAGATGACGCGTGATGAAGCGTTGGCGTTGATGGAGACGGCGAACTATCCGGAGGAGTTGCGTCGGCAGGATCATGAGTTCATTGCGAAGAAGTTGGGGGTGGGGGTGGATGAGTTGGAGGCGATCTATGCTCGGCCGCCGGTGCCATATTCGGCCTACCCCAACGCCGAAGAGTCAGCGGGTCGACTTTTCGCGATGACGGCGGCACTCGGGGCCATTCTGCGAAAGCTGCGCATCCTGCGATGA
- a CDS encoding glycosyltransferase, translating into MKQVSFLKEQHDVVTAGFGPSPFADVPHEEIAEGPLFRWGLIGRLLNIAFLVMRWYAPLASINALDKATVKQLKPREWDVVIAHDVKALDAALALAPKRGVVVDLHEYAPRQEEHSALWRLLIAPYFRWMCRKKATQAAAVVTVSQGIADEYRSQFGFDSTLVVNATPYAELQPRVVKTPIRLVHSGRVAVQRRLDIMIQGVRDSSANVTLDLYLVGDESPEMDKLRSLAADDPRIRFREPVPYPKLVKTLNTYDVGLSIFPPTTFNLAWCLPNKFFDFVQARLGVIVGPSPEMARFVDQYKIGLVLPDFDPSSLATALDSLTPHGVAQWKATSHSHATALSSESQSAIWEDLMARLLEREDGL; encoded by the coding sequence TTGAAGCAAGTCAGCTTCTTGAAAGAGCAGCACGACGTCGTCACCGCAGGTTTCGGTCCTTCGCCGTTTGCTGATGTACCACACGAAGAGATTGCCGAAGGCCCGCTGTTTCGATGGGGCTTGATCGGCCGGTTGCTGAACATCGCTTTCCTGGTGATGCGCTGGTACGCACCGCTCGCGTCGATCAACGCGCTCGACAAAGCGACAGTGAAGCAACTGAAACCGCGGGAGTGGGATGTCGTGATTGCACACGACGTCAAGGCGCTCGATGCCGCTCTTGCCCTCGCCCCGAAGCGCGGCGTGGTCGTCGATCTTCACGAGTACGCGCCGCGACAGGAAGAACACTCTGCCCTGTGGCGTCTCTTGATCGCGCCCTACTTCCGGTGGATGTGCCGCAAGAAGGCCACTCAGGCCGCTGCGGTCGTCACGGTGAGTCAAGGAATCGCTGACGAGTACCGAAGCCAATTCGGGTTTGACTCCACACTCGTCGTGAACGCTACTCCGTATGCCGAGCTACAGCCTCGGGTGGTGAAGACTCCGATTCGCCTTGTGCACAGCGGTCGGGTGGCTGTGCAACGTCGACTCGACATCATGATTCAAGGTGTTCGAGACTCCTCGGCCAACGTCACTCTCGATCTCTATCTGGTGGGGGACGAGTCGCCAGAGATGGACAAGCTCAGGTCTTTGGCGGCTGACGACCCGCGCATTCGGTTCAGAGAGCCAGTGCCGTACCCCAAGCTGGTCAAGACACTCAACACCTACGACGTGGGCTTGAGCATCTTTCCGCCGACGACGTTCAATTTGGCATGGTGCCTACCCAACAAGTTTTTCGATTTTGTGCAAGCCAGGTTGGGGGTCATCGTGGGCCCGTCTCCCGAGATGGCGAGGTTCGTCGACCAGTACAAGATCGGTCTCGTCCTTCCCGATTTCGACCCTTCCTCGCTCGCAACGGCGCTCGACTCGCTAACGCCACATGGCGTCGCCCAGTGGAAGGCCACATCGCACTCTCACGCGACCGCCCTATCGAGTGAGTCTCAATCTGCAATCTGGGAGGACCTGATGGCGAGGTTGCTCGAGCGCGAGGACGGGTTGTAG